The segment TAATGGAATTATCCGAGTGTATTTCTCATTTTAACAAACGATATCCTTATACAACGCTTGCTATTACCCAGGAAGATGATAATCATCTTACCATCCATCTTGGAGGGGAACTTAACTTAGAAAGCGCTACTGAATTTGGAACCATCGGGGAAATAGTTCTGGCCACGTTATTTGCAGGAACCACCATTATCCTCGATCTTGCTGGTCTCCATTATATTTCCAGTACCGGAGTTGGAAGTATTTCCCAATTAGTTCTCCAGGCTTCTCGAAGAAATATCTCTGTTCAAATTATTAATTGTCAACCAAAGGTCCGAGAAGTTTTTCAGTTATTGGGGCTTTTGTCGGTACTCAATATTAAATGAATATGCAGGAATATCAGAATTTTTTTCTACAAATAAGCCTTTTGTACGCTCAAGATCCAACGACAAAGGCTGATATCGATGCAACAAACCTCATAAAAACATATTTTCATGCTGATACGGTGGCAATTTTTTTCCAGGACCTAGAAGGTCATCATCATTATAGTATTGCAGGCTCTCCTTATACGATTGCCCTTTCCCAGCATCAATGGGATGAGATTATCACTACCGCCTGTCGTAAAACAGAAAACAAACCATATCTTTTTGGCCCTTACCATATTCCTCTTTTCGAAAAAGCTCTCCCTTATTGTGTTTCTCTTCGTTTTTATGCTTCTGCCAGTGCCCTTGGTTATCTGCTCCTCGGGAGAGAGTATGCTCCCTGGAGTGAAGAAGAACTTACCCTCCTTACCCAAGTAGCCCAACTTATCGCTCCCATAGTTCATAATCGTGTTCAACGACTACTTGCAGAATATCGAGCAAAACAGGTAACAGAAGAAATACAAGCCAAGGAGTATCGTTTAAGGACTCTCCTTGAAACAGCCCC is part of the Treponema sp. J25 genome and harbors:
- a CDS encoding STAS domain-containing protein — translated: MELSECISHFNKRYPYTTLAITQEDDNHLTIHLGGELNLESATEFGTIGEIVLATLFAGTTIILDLAGLHYISSTGVGSISQLVLQASRRNISVQIINCQPKVREVFQLLGLLSVLNIK
- a CDS encoding PAS domain-containing protein, with protein sequence MQEYQNFFLQISLLYAQDPTTKADIDATNLIKTYFHADTVAIFFQDLEGHHHYSIAGSPYTIALSQHQWDEIITTACRKTENKPYLFGPYHIPLFEKALPYCVSLRFYASASALGYLLLGREYAPWSEEELTLLTQVAQLIAPIVHNRVQRLLAEYRAKQVTEEIQAKEYRLRTLLETAPMLIYTATPDDRIITINHFGIHLLGLTKKEDILNHHFAEFFYNPSDREYELRRLEKEGMLRNYEIILKGKNEIPIYAVEFLSVLKDKRGNSIEHQGIIHDITERIL